In one window of Bemisia tabaci chromosome 6, PGI_BMITA_v3 DNA:
- the LOC109043465 gene encoding nicolin-1 yields MAESSDDVEQRDRRSLSEGDEIRGASTSTKGSHFLAPAAAVTPVRQSVEFSVKGPISLYLEEDQPTSPGCAVLDIIFSFPATVGELTLRNYYTQSLSLFVRYSDESVAGKSSEPGFSSFHESGPRFAKKKWVVSIERKELMKHVHYEQGSQDFISIPATESSVEWKDLSAIRLILKQPSSVWHTFHVEELNVYRDLPRFVSRSHSHASSEQCQQINKLMAMLRNQTYEALTWSPKQDSGNAASKSSPRLSLRDHQKTGGYEVVLMPPYNN; encoded by the exons GCGATCACTGAGCGAAGGTGACGAGATCAGAGGGGCATCTACCTCTACAAAGGGGAGTCATTTTTTAGCACCAGCCGCAGCTGTCACGCCTGTTAGGCAGAGCGTTGAATTCAGTGTGAAAGGACCAATATCACTTTATCTAGAAGAGGACCAACCAACCTCACCAGGATGCGCAGTTCTCGACATCATTTTTTCGTTTCCTGCGACG GTCGGAGAGCTGACATTAAGGAACTACTATACGCAGTCTCTATCGCTGTTCGTCCGTTACAGTGACGAGAGTGTTGCAGGGAAGTCTAGCGAGCCAGGATTTTCGAGTTTCCACGAAAGCGGACCGAGATTTGCTAAGAAAAAATGGGTCGTCTCGATAGAAAGGAAGGAGCTAATGAAACATGTACATTATGAGCAAGGCAGTCAAGACTTCATATCCATTCCAGCCACAGAA AGCAGCGTAGAGTGGAAAGATTTGTCGGCCATCCGGCTGATTTTGAAGCAGCCCTCATCCGTTTGGCACACTTTCCATGTCGAGGAGCTGAATGTTTACAGAGATCTTCCAAGATTTGTTTCCAGATCTCACTCGCATGCCAGCTCCGAGCAGTGTCAG caaataaataaactaatgGCCATGTTGCGGAATCAAACCTACGAGGCTCTAACCTGGAGTCCAAAACAAGATTCAGGAAACGCTGCATCTAAATCTTCACCACGGCTGAGCTTAAGAGATCACCAAAAG ACAGGAGGCTACGAAGTGGTGCTTATGCCGCCTTATAACAACTGA
- the LOC109043475 gene encoding uncharacterized protein: protein MTEELTSDKTVNLDDAQPIDLSKSSRALFQERIRRENHRPVPQLIPLSLLPSLSLQRQPRGAHKDPERPGLARSEHPSKGEMSVHSARSKSRLARVKSCPYLYQKRMRRLSASQKSKSDSRISLTSSISSPPSVLSVSSSTQATTCAVSTSSDRLSRLFISADSRPSDQGLGMEDEERLGRLSSSESYRYAHESALRPISGGENARRVAGVSPSTINSLRSFLQRKQQNHASDPSSSDFNNS, encoded by the exons ATGACGGAGGAATTGACCTCAGACAAAACAGTGAACTTGGACGACGCTCAGCCGATCGACTTGAGCAAGAGCTCGAGAGCCTTGTTCCAGGAGCGGATCCGGAGGGAGAACCATCGTCCGGTCCCTCAGCTGATCCCTTTGAGCCTCCTGCCATCCCTGTCCCTGCAGCGGCAGCCGCGCGGGGCTCACAAGGATCCCGAACGCCCGGGTCTCGCGCGATCCGAACATCCGAGCAAAGGAGAGATGAGCGTCCACTCCGCTCGGAGCAAGAGCAGACTAGCCAGGGTGAAGAGTTGCCCGTACCTCTACCAGAAGCGGATGCGGAGGCTTTCGGCGTCGCAGAAATCGAAGAGCGATTCGCGGATCTCGCTGACGTCCAGTATATCGTCACCGCCGTCGGTGTTGTCCGTCTCCAGCTCGACGCAGGCCACGACTTGCGCCGTGAGCACCAGTAGTGATAGATTAAGCAGACTCTTCATTAGCGCTGACAGTCGCCCCTCAGATCAG GGACTCGGCATGGAGGACGAAGAGAGACTAGGTAGATTATCGAGCTCTGAAAGTTATCGGTACGCGCATGAATCGGCCTTAAGACCCATTTCAGGCGGCGAAAATGCTCGTCGGGTAGCTGGTGTCAGCCCGTCAACGATAAATAGTCTTAGGAGTTTCTTGCAAAGAAAGCAACAAAACCATGCATCCGACCCTAGTAGCTCAG ACTTCAACAACAGCTGA